A segment of the Lagopus muta isolate bLagMut1 chromosome 8, bLagMut1 primary, whole genome shotgun sequence genome:
tgtttGTCCCCGACTATTCCTCTTTCAAATATATGTCTTCATACCAGTAAGAGCAATCCTACCAGTAAAGCTCCTCACATAACCTGAAGTCTATACTCATCTGGCATCTGCCTTACCAGAATTAATCTTGGACTGCAGCCATTTTTTCATGCACTCCTGGTGAACATACTGCAGACTTCCAGTGCATTTGCACGGCTCTATTAAATTGTTGTCAGTACTTGCAGAGGACATCTGACAGATTCTGCATAGGTCACCCTCTTCATCCTCAGAATCTTCTAAAAGCAAGCTGAATAGGAAGGAGTATCAACAAATACTGTGGCACATTTctcataattttttaataacatcTATTTCTGCTCTCAAACAGTTCTCAAATCTGCaaggattaaaaaataagtttctcTGAGGACAAAAGTGAGCCCGTAGGCAGCAGTTCTGAGTTACATTCTCTTCTGATCAAGGTTTTAACATCAAGGTTACAGAAAACCCTTTCACGCTAAGTCAAGCACATTTAATTACCTCACAACATACAGATTTACCTCTCTTTAATTTTCTGCAGTCGTTCTGGATCTCTTGAAGGTGGTATTTTGGATTTGTCACTTTCTTGTCCATCAGACTGACTCCAGCCAGAAGGAATAATATCTACAGTTATCATAAGATTGTCAGAGAGACTGCTTCCTAATGTTGGAGGCACTGAAAAGCGAAAGAGAGAACCAGGCAGAATTCCAGAACTTCTCCTGTTGTGGGTTGAATCTGGTGGGGAGGCAGTAGCCGTGGAAATACCAGATACTGCAGGTGTTGGTGGTCTGCTAACAGAAGCCCTAGGAGGGCCCTCTGATGCTTCAAGAGAGGTCTCCTCACCTGACTCTCTTCTTCTCAAAACATGCTGTGATCTAGCAGCTGCATCAGAGGTAGAGATTCTTGCAGActcatctcttccttctctccgTCTTCTGGAGAAGAGCGGCGTACATCTGTTCCTCAGAGATGATGACAACCAGGACCCTGTGCTCCTACTTTCAGAGTCTGGTCTGTAGCTTTCCCCATCTGGATCAGAGTTAAGACTCTGGGAAACTCCTGATAAACCCCATCTTCGTCTCAGAAAGCTAAATCCCTGAGAAGCTTCAGATGTATGAAGTCCTGGAGCTTCAGGAGTTGCAGCTCCATTAGTGCTAGACAGAGTAGGAGCTTGAACTCTTGGGACAAGAGATGACTCTTCAGAGCCTAATGACCTTGTCTGCAATGAATCTTGGCTAGATCTTCGAGAGAAAAATGTGGATGACATACTAGATGCTAAACGAGACAGCAACTGTCTGGTTGTGCGCCTTCCTTCACTGTCAGCTGCAGCATCATTCAGTGACCTCTGAGAAGATAAAACCCTTTCAGAACTACTTGAAGGAGTTTCGCCTCTAGctgaagaatgagaaaatgctgGGTGTACATTCCTCTGGGGAgattctatttcatttcttctttgtcttgAAGAATAGCCGGTCCTTGAAGATCTTACGTTAGAGTCTCTGCTGAAAAAAGATTGATGAGCAGAAGGCAACTGGTGGCTCATGGATGCATTTAACCTCAAAGCACTTAATGAGTTCTCTTTTGGTCTTGCTCCTTCCGCGTATGTAGAGGCAGGCCTATCCTGAAAATCTGTTgcaagaaagcagaggaaaaaatatgacAAGACGTGTCCTAATTATTATGTTATAGCTAACTCCTAAGTGTCAACAGGTAAATTCCAGAATAATATTAAgtttaaatttacattttataaTTCTATCATCAAACTGAAACCAGGACTGTTGTCAGTCTCCTAAAACCAGCTGGAATCCAAAACCCCTAAAACCTTCAGATTATCAAGGTATGATTCACTGTCTTACAGCGATGTGAAAACAGCAAACACTAGCCATCTGTCAGAAGCTATGTAAGATCATCAAtaagtgtaagaaaaaaaaaaacaatatgaaaCAACAACCCACCAACCACATACACAGTACTATTTATAACTCAGAGGTTCATTATGCCTGCAGACTGAAGAAGACATGCTAACTAATACTGCAGGAATACAGCAGACATCAAAGCACCTTAACAAATGCATGGGTAAAGCAAAACATATTCCTCATTTACTACAACAAACTACCCAAACTGGCCTCTGTTTAAGACCATCAAGAATGTGCTTAAAAGGTAGAATGAAAGGTAGAATAAAATTACTACTGAAGGTAGAATAAAATTACTGACTTTGAATAACAGAAATCAAATGGTATCTAAATTAAATGTGCATCTGATTTCAGAGAATTTTCATCCTTTTATCAgttgcagaaggaaacaaagatgaAATAAGGCTGAAGTACTTAACTCCTACTTAATTAATCAGTCTTTATTAGTAAGCTGTAGTTTTCTTGGGGTACTCAGTCTGCTGAGACTGAATACAGAGAGACAGAGAACAGAATGAAGTCCGCATAATCCAAGAGAAAATAGTTTGCAGCCTACTATCCTCTTGAACACACACAAATGTTTGGGGCCAGACAATATCCACCCAAGGGTACTGAAGTAGCTGGAGAAGTGGTCACTAtggcactttttaaaaaatttatcaGCAGTTCTAGCTAACCAGGGAGATCCCAGTTGACAAATGAATCACCCATCCACACGAAGGGTAGGAAGAAGGACCCAGCAAATTAGTAGGAATTACTGGTGATTGGTGGACAGTAGAAGTGAATGATTATGtcggtcttttccaacctaggtgattctatgattccacaaaATTACAGGCCTGTCTGACATCaatgccagggaaggtcatgaGCAGATCATGTAGCCTGTCCACTCCCAGGCTCCCCAGTTCAGGCAGTCAACTGCTGAAGAGAGTCCAGGAGAGAGTTACAATGATcagggcctgaagcatctcccttatgatGAAAGGCCTATTCAGCCCAAAGAAGAGAAATTCAGCCCAGGGAACAAAAGGCTGGGGAGGATCTGACCAGTGCTGATCAATATTTAAAGGGCATGAGTCAGGAGAATGGGGgcaggctctgctctgtggtGCCAAGTGACAAggcaagaggcaatgggcacaaattgGAGCCCAGGGAGTTCCAAACAAACATAAAGAAATTATTCCttactgtgagagtgacagagcatgGGAACAGGCTGCTTGGACAGGTTGTGGAATAATCTCTGGGAAATATccaagacctgtctggatgctttcctgcgCAACCTACTTTAGCAGGGCAGTGGACTGGAGGATCTTCAAATGAACAAATTCATTCCAGTCCTAGCAGTAACTACTGAACAAACCTCCACCTTAACACTGAAGTATGTATTACATATTTATGCACTTGCTGTCAATATTGTTGTCAATAATATAGCAGTTGTCCTTAATAACCACTCAAGAAACCAAATAAAAGAGACAATACGATATGGGTGCATTGCGAAAATTCTTTCCTGAGTCAAACAACACTTTACTTAGGCATGGAAAAACAGATAGAGATCTCAAAATAATTAGAAAGGTGGCTTACAACTGTGAGTACAATAGTGTTTGTATCATAATGGCAAGCACCGATACCATTTTCTTGTGGCTGAGTGCATCTATACAAGCCAAACCCTTCATATAACATTTGATGTCTTAGCCAGTACATGGAAACTTTATTTAAAAGgccattttaaaatttaaatagatCTTACTGtctttgtattttgaaaaaaaaagtttggagaacatgggaagaaaataataggGCATGCAGCTATGCATTTATGAGCTATAATTTCTACAATACATACATGCTGAAGATGAAAAGTCACTGTTTCTGTAGCTATGATCCACCAGATTATTAAAGGACTGATCCGTTCTTCTTTCTAACTCTCTTCGCTCTCTCACTAGCTCAGTTCCCAGGGAACCAAACATCACAGAAGATGATCTGGGAATCCTACTATATCTCCAAGAGGaatctggaaagaaacaagaaaataaatctcatgttgtttttttgtttgtttgtttgtttttaagtatttaagAATCCATTAAAGTTGGTATGCAAGCATATATTATGGTTATTTTGTACTAAGAGTGAACTTAACAATACCACTAAGTTGATCAAGTGGCCAGCTACCAACAAAAAGCTAAGAATAAAGCTGCACTCCGCTGATGCTGGCAATTCATTTAATCTTGCAGACAGTTCTGAGAAATAAATCCAGAGAAAAAGTAATACAACAGAAGTAGGGTCTTG
Coding sequences within it:
- the MARCHF7 gene encoding E3 ubiquitin-protein ligase MARCHF7 isoform X1, with protein sequence MESKPSRIPRRISVQASSSTLGSRTLTGSSLAGAYSARDSSRGLDSGYQESDVLSNSDRDWGIGERGTHENPWKLTTSSPTHYSGTLDHPRSGRFLGSRNRLSTSSSSHFTSGCYDDSERTQGAYSRLHSQQQDSDSKRPKLSCTSTSSVRSNGLAAFSDSSWRYSRIPRSSSVMFGSLGTELVRERRELERRTDQSFNNLVDHSYRNSDFSSSAYFQDRPASTYAEGARPKENSLSALRLNASMSHQLPSAHQSFFSRDSNVRSSRTGYSSRQRRNEIESPQRNVHPAFSHSSARGETPSSSSERVLSSQRSLNDAAADSEGRRTTRQLLSRLASSMSSTFFSRRSSQDSLQTRSLGSEESSLVPRVQAPTLSSTNGAATPEAPGLHTSEASQGFSFLRRRWGLSGVSQSLNSDPDGESYRPDSESRSTGSWLSSSLRNRCTPLFSRRRREGRDESARISTSDAAARSQHVLRRRESGEETSLEASEGPPRASVSRPPTPAVSGISTATASPPDSTHNRRSSGILPGSLFRFSVPPTLGSSLSDNLMITVDIIPSGWSQSDGQESDKSKIPPSRDPERLQKIKESLLLEDSEDEEGDLCRICQMSSASTDNNLIEPCKCTGSLQYVHQECMKKWLQSKINSGSSLEAVTTCELCKEKLQLNLEDFDIHELYRAHANEQTMNLSALVSTLWCCCTYVSSAFLICSEPQVRPAHVSDLLTLQELFRHIWKILKLLRMILKTDAGVTFMLKETEVLQKC
- the MARCHF7 gene encoding E3 ubiquitin-protein ligase MARCHF7 isoform X3; its protein translation is MESKPSRIPRRISVQASSSTLGSRTLTGSSLAGAYSARDSSRGLDSGYQESDVLSNSDRDWGIGERGTHENPWKLTTSSPTHYSGTLDHPRSGRFLGSRNRLSTSSSSHFTSGCYDDSERTQGAYSRLHSQQQDSDSKRPKLSCTSTSSVRSNGLAAFSDSSWRYSRIPRSSSVMFGSLGTELVRERRELERRTDQSFNNLVDHSYRNSDFSSSAYFQDRPASTYAEGARPKENSLSALRLNASMSHQLPSAHQSFFSRDSNVRSSRTGYSSRQRRNEIESPQRNVHPAFSHSSARGETPSSSSERVLSSQRSLNDAAADSEGRRTTRQLLSRLASSMSSTFFSRRSSQDSLQTRSLGSEESSLVPRVQAPTLSSTNGAATPEAPGLHTSEASQGFSFLRRRWGLSGVSQSLNSDPDGESYRPDSESRSTGSWLSSSLRNRCTPLFSRRRREGRDESARISTSDAAARSQHVLRRRESGEETSLEASEGPPRASVSRPPTPAVSGISTATASPPDSTHNRRSSGILPGSLFRFSVPPTLGSSLSDNLMITVDIIPSGWSQSDGQESDKSKIPPSRDPERLQKIKESLLLEDSEDEEGDLCRICQMSSASTDNNLIEPCKCTGSLQYVHQECMKKWLQSKINSGSSLEAVTTCELCKEKLQLNLEDFDIHELYRAHANEQADYEFISSGLYLVVLLHLCEQRFSDMLGTASEASTRVRLLRMILKTDAGVTFMLKETEVLQKC
- the MARCHF7 gene encoding E3 ubiquitin-protein ligase MARCHF7 isoform X6, which produces MESKPSRIPRRISVQASSSTLGSRTLTGSSLAGAYSARDSSRGLDSGYQESDVLSNSDRDWGIGERGTHENPWKLTTSSPTHYSGTLDHPRSGRFLGSRNRLSTSSSSHFTSGCYDDSERTQGAYSRLHSQQQDSDSKRPKLSCTSTSSVRSNGLAAFSDSSWRYSRIPRSSSVMFGSLGTELVRERRELERRTDQSFNNLVDHSYRNSDFSSSAYFQDRPASTYAEGARPKENSLSALRLNASMSHQLPSAHQSFFSRDSNVRSSRTGYSSRQRRNEIESPQRNVHPAFSHSSARGETPSSSSERVLSSQRSLNDAAADSEGRRTTRQLLSRLASSMSSTFFSRRSSQDSLQTRSLGSEESSLVPRVQAPTLSSTNGAATPEAPGLHTSEASQGFSFLRRRWGLSGVSQSLNSDPDGESYRPDSESRSTGSWLSSSLRNRCTPLFSRRRREGRDESARISTSDAAARSQHVLRRRESVPPTLGSSLSDNLMITVDIIPSGWSQSDGQESDKSKIPPSRDPERLQKIKESLLLEDSEDEEGDLCRICQMSSASTDNNLIEPCKCTGSLQYVHQECMKKWLQSKINSGSSLEAVTTCELCKEKLQLNLEDFDIHELYRAHANEQTMNLSALVSTLWCCCTYVSSAFLICSEPQVRPAHVSDLLTLQELFRHIWKILKLLRMILKTDAGVTFMLKETEVLQKC
- the MARCHF7 gene encoding E3 ubiquitin-protein ligase MARCHF7 isoform X5; translation: MESKPSRIPRRISVQASSSTLGSRTLTGSSLAGAYSARDSSRGLDSGYQESDVLSNSDRDWGIGERGTHENPWKLTTSSPTHYSGTLDHPRSGRFLGSRNRLSTSSSSHFTSGCYDDSERTQGAYSRLHSQQQDSDSKRPKLSCTSTSSVRSNGLAAFSDSSWRYSRIPRSSSVMFGSLGTELVRERRELERRTDQSFNNLVDHSYRNSDFSSSAYFQDRPASTYAEGARPKENSLSALRLNASMSHQLPSAHQSFFSRDSNVRSSRTGYSSRQRRNEIESPQRNVHPAFSHSSARGETPSSSSERVLSSQRSLNDAAADSEGRRTTRQLLSRLASSMSSTFFSRRSSQDSLQTRSLGSEESSLVPRVQAPTLSSTNGAATPEAPGLHTSEASQGFSFLRRRWGLSGVSQSLNSDPDGESYRPDSESRSTGSWLSSSLRNRCTPLFSRRRREGRDESARISTSDAAARSQHVLRRRESGEETSLEASEGPPRASVSRPPTPAVSGISTATASPPDSTHNRRSSGILPGSLFRFSVPPTLGSSLSDNLMITVDIIPSGWSQSDGQESDKSKIPPSRDPERLQKIKESLLLEDSEDEEGDLCRICQMSSASTDNNLIEPCKCTGSLQYVHQECMKKWLQSKINSGSSLEAVTTCELCKEKLQLNLEDFDIHELYRAHANEQTMNLSALVSTLWCCCTYVSSAFLICSEPQVRPAHVSDF
- the MARCHF7 gene encoding E3 ubiquitin-protein ligase MARCHF7 isoform X2, translated to MESKPSRIPRRISVQASSSTLGSRTLTGSSLAGAYSARDSSRGLDSGYQESDVLSNSDRDWGIGERGTHENPWKLTTSSPTHYSGTLDHPRSGRFLGSRNRLSTSSSSHFTSGCYDDSERTQGAYSRLHSQQQDSDSKRPKLSCTSTSSVRSNGLAAFSDSSWRYSRIPRSSSVMFGSLGTELVRERRELERRTDQSFNNLVDHSYRNSDFSSSAYFQDRPASTYAEGARPKENSLSALRLNASMSHQLPSAHQSFFSRDSNVRSSRTGYSSRQRRNEIESPQRNVHPAFSHSSARGETPSSSSERVLSSQRSLNDAAADSEGRRTTRQLLSRLASSMSSTFFSRRSSQDSLQTRSLGSEESSLVPRVQAPTLSSTNGAATPEAPGLHTSEASQGFSFLRRRWGLSGVSQSLNSDPDGESYRPDSESRSTGSWLSSSLRNRCTPLFSRRRREGRDESARISTSDAAARSQHVLRRRESGEETSLEASEGPPRASVSRPPTPAVSGISTATASPPDSTHNRRSSGILPGSLFRFSVPPTLGSSLSDNLMITVDIIPSGWSQSDGQESDKSKIPPSRDPERLQKIKESLLLEDSEDEEGDLCRICQMSSASTDNNLIEPCKCTGSLQYVHQECMKKWLQSKINSGSSLEAVTTCELCKEKLQLNLEDFDIHELYRAHANEQADYEFISSGLYLVVLLHLCEQRFSDMLGTASEASTRVRFINLARTLQAHMEDIESRCFPSSPPSLSHWI
- the MARCHF7 gene encoding E3 ubiquitin-protein ligase MARCHF7 isoform X4, whose protein sequence is MESKPSRIPRRISVQASSSTLGSRTLTGSSLAGAYSARDSSRGLDSGYQESDVLSNSDRDWGIGERGTHENPWKLTTSSPTHYSGTLDHPRSGRFLGSRNRLSTSSSSHFTSGCYDDSERTQGAYSRLHSQQQDSDSKRPKLSCTSTSSVRSNGLAAFSDSSWRYSRIPRSSSVMFGSLGTELVRERRELERRTDQSFNNLVDHSYRNSDFSSSAYFQDRPASTYAEGARPKENSLSALRLNASMSHQLPSAHQSFFSRDSNVRSSRTGYSSRQRRNEIESPQRNVHPAFSHSSARGETPSSSSERVLSSQRSLNDAAADSEGRRTTRQLLSRLASSMSSTFFSRRSSQDSLQTRSLGSEESSLVPRVQAPTLSSTNGAATPEAPGLHTSEASQGFSFLRRRWGLSGVSQSLNSDPDGESYRPDSESRSTGSWLSSSLRNRCTPLFSRRRREGRDESARISTSDAAARSQHVLRRRESGEETSLEASEGPPRASVSRPPTPAVSGISTATASPPDSTHNRRSSGILPGSLFRFSVPPTLGSSLSDNLMITVDIIPSGWSQSDGQESDKSKIPPSRDPERLQKIKESLLLEDSEDEEGDLCRICQMSSASTDNNLIEPCKCTGSLQYVHQECMKKWLQSKINSGSSLEAVTTCELCKEKLQLNLEDFDIHELYRAHANEQADYEFISSGLYLVVLLHLCEQRFSDMLGTASEASTRVRFINLARTLQAHMEDIETSEDDSED